A genomic region of Magnolia sinica isolate HGM2019 chromosome 6, MsV1, whole genome shotgun sequence contains the following coding sequences:
- the LOC131248597 gene encoding aldehyde oxidase GLOX1-like: MKSSILFSLFLVVSFFSRSYSSESSNKGVWKVVKKNLGISAMHMALLPNDMIIAFDRTDFGPSNITLPHGKCRHDSHDQALTTDCYAHSIEFDPNNRNVRPLTVQTDTWCSSGALAPDGTLIQSGGFNDGDRSIRTFSPCKDCDWFEIQNGLTVRRWYASNQILPSGKIIVVGGRDQFNYEFIPKTSKSDQSVFKLPFLRETRGLSAENNLYPFLHLSPDGNLFIFANDRAILLDYINHKVVREFEPIPGGYSRNYPSAGSSVLLPVLLSDKNVKAEVLICGGALPDSNYNANRGIFMPASNTCGRLKITDVSPKWEMEEMPMRRVMSDMIILPTGDVLIINGAEKGTSGWGVARDPVLTPVLYRTELSENVARGFETLNPSKIPRLYHSTAHLLPDGRVLVGGSNPNSGYSFTNVLYPTELSLETFSPPYLSPTIPRPKITFVKPGTNLTYKQRFSIEFESKKGDTNGIYVTMVAPSFTTHSNSMNQRLLVLAVDRIHQDSRSYAIDGLAPATPNLAPPGHYLLFVVHDGVPSRGKWVHIK; the protein is encoded by the coding sequence ATGAAATCATctattcttttttctctctttcttgtaGTCTCATTCTTCAGCCGTTCATATAGTAGTGAAAGTAGTAACAAAGGAGTATGGAAGGTCGTGAAGAAAAATCTCGGCATTTCAGCCATGCACATGGCCCTCTTACCCAACGACATGATCATAGCCTTTGATCGAACCGATTTCGGCCCATCCAACATCACATTGCCTCATGGTAAATGCCGCCACGATTCACACGATCAAGCGCTCACCACCGATTGCTACGCCCATTCAATCGAATTCGATCCCAACAACCGCAACGTACGTCCACTCACCGTCCAAACCGACACATGGTGCTCGTCAGGTGCGTTGGCTCCTGATGGCACGTTGATCCAGAGcggaggtttcaacgatggagatcGTTCGATAAGGACCTTCTCCCCCTGCAAGGATTGTGATTGGTTCGAAATTCAGAATGGCCTAACTGTAAGGAGATGGTACGCATCGAATCAGATTCTTCCAAGTGGCAAGATCATAGTCGTCGGCGGTCGGGACCAGTTCAATTACGAATTTATCCCCAAGACTTCGAAATCAGATCAGTCAGTTTTTAAGCTTCCATTTCTGAGAGAAACGAGAGGATTGTCCGCGGAGAACAATCTCTACCCGTTTCTTCATCTATCACCAGACGGAAATCTCTTCATTTTCGCAAACGACCGTGCGATCTTGCTCGACTACATAAACCACAAAGTAGTTAGAGAATTCGAACCAATTCCCGGCGGATACTCTAGAAACTACCCCAGCGCAGGCTCTTCAGTTCTCCTTCCAGTTCTGCTCAGTGATAAGAATGTGAAAGCTGAGGTTTTAATCTGTGGCGGCGCGCTACCGGATTCAAATTACAATGCAAATAGAGGGATATTCATGCCAGCTTCCAACACATGTGGCCGGTTGAAGATTACCGACGTGTCGCCCAAATGGGAAATGGAGGAAATGCCGATGAGACGAGTGATGAGCGATATGATAATTCTACCGACCGGAGATGTACTTATAATCAACGGTGCAGAGAAAGGGACCTCTGGGTGGGGTGTGGCGAGAGATCCTGTACTCACACCAGTCCTTTACCGGACTGAACTATCTGAGAATGTGGCTCGTGGGTTCGAGACCTTGAACCCGTCGAAAATTCCAAGGCTTTATCACTCTACCGCGCATTTGCTTCCTGACGGTCGGGTTTTAGTTGGAGGGAGTAATCCTAATAGTGGCTACAGCTTCACCAACGTGCTTTACCCGACTGAATTGAGCCTAGAAACCTTCTCTCCACCTTATTTGAGTCCGACGATTCCCCGCCCGAAAATCACATTTGTGAAACCTGGGACAAATCTCACTTATAAGCAGAGATTTTCGATTGAATTTGAGTCGAAGAAGGGTGACACCAATGGAATTTATGTGACGATGGTTGCACCGTCATTTACGACGCATTCTAACTCCATGAACCAAAGGTTGTTGGTCTTGGCTGTCGATCGTATCCATCAGGATTCTAGATCATACGCCATCGACGGGTTAGCTCCGGCGACACCGAACTTGGCACCGCCGGGCCATTACTTACTGTTTGTGGTGCATGATGGGGTCCCAAGTAGGGGTAAGTGGGTTCACATAAAGTAG